From the genome of bacterium:
AGGCCTGGTCACTGTCGACTTTCACCTGCGCGACACCGTCGACGATGACTGGCACGCCGGCCACGGTGTAGACTTCAGGCGTCCTGACGACGAGCGTCATGATGTTCAACGATAGACGGTCGATACGCTCCAGAATCGGCCAGACAAAAACGCCGCCGCCCCGGATCGTTCGGAAACCTTTACCGCGCCCTTTCCAGAGCTTACCGGAGATGACAAGTACTTCGTTCGGGCCAACCTTCTTGTACCGCGATGCAAAGACGATCGCGATCAGTACCAATACTGCGACGAGAACGATGATCACGACCGCAAATGTGATATCGCTCGCGCTTGCGCCGCTTATTTGAGCGAGCATTGAAACCGGGGTGGCAGTCACGACAGTTCCTCCTTCAGGGATGTCGAGTGGTTCACGGTGTGTTTTCTATCCACATGTCTATACGGGCGAAGTCGCCCTGTATTCGACAGAATCGCACGAATTTCAAACGGCCGGTTGCTCAGGAGTCGACTCGGCCTTCTCGTCGACCTTCTTACCGCTGAGGTCGATCGCCCTCACGAAACAGATTCCGCCCACGACTCGCTCAATCGAGACGATGGAGTTGTGCGGGATCGCCTTGCCATCGATGGCACGAGCCGGCCGACATTCGCGGCCGCTATTGCTCTCGAAGACGATTTCGCCAGTGCCTTCAGCAGGGATATTCGTGAAGACCTGGGCATCCATCCCGACGGCGTCGGAGAGTTCGAAAGACGTCCCGCCCTGCTGGGCGAGCAAGACCTTATAGAATCCGAAGTACACAATACTGGAGCCGAGAAGACTGCCGGTCAGACCAAGCATGGCGCTGCCCAGGGCACTCAAGTGAATCACTTGAGAGCCAATCAGGCCAACTCCTCCGAAAAAGGAGAGAAAGGCCGCGATCACCGGACCCGAGAATGGTCCGTGGCCCGTATCGGCCCCGAAGTCCAGGATCTCGCCGAAGATCAGCGAGACAAGCATCAGTGCCAGTCCAATGAACAAACAGGCCCAGTAGATAGTATCCAGGGAAACATGGGACAAATCGAAGCCGAACATTGGTCGTGCTCCCTTAGCGCACTCGATTCGGTACAGTTGGACAACTGCCGTTTTTGTGCAGAGGCGGCAAGTGCAATCCGCCTTCTGGTGCGCTCCGGCACCTATACGGAAGTGAAATGACGGGTATTCAAGAAAATCGGCGGAATCGGATCAGAGCCAGCCGGCCAGAACCAGGGCGATCGTCGCCACCCCGACCACGATGCGATAGATTCCGAACGGCGCCATGCCGATGCGCTTCACGACCTTCAGGAACCAGGCGATTGCCGCCCAGGCAACAAAGAAGGAGACAACCAGCCCAACCAGCACGGCCAGCAAACCACCATCCATCTGCATCAGGGCGTCGCGATTCTTGATCAGGCTGTAGATTGTGGCGGCGCCGAGTGTCGGCAACGCGAGCAGAAACGAGAAGTCGGCCGCCAGTGAATTGGAGAATCCGCGCAATTGGCCCCCGACGATGGTCGTCATCGACCGCGATGTCCCGGGAATCAGGGCAAAGCACTGCGCGACGCCGACAAGCAGCGCGTCGACGGGCTTGATCTCGTCGATCGAATCGCGCTGATGGCGATCACCCTCCAGCAGTTTCTCCGCCGCAATCATGATGAACCCACCATCAATCAAGGCAACCGCGACGATCCCTGGGAAGAACAGGGTCGCCTGAATAACATCCCCGAGGAGCAGCCCGACGATCGCGGCCGGAAGAAATGCCAGGAACAGGTTGATCAGCAGCCGACGCCCGGAAGCGTCCCTTCCGAAGATGCCACGGAACAGCCCGAGAACGCGCTCGCGGTAGTACACCGCGACTGCCAGGATGGCCCCCAACTGGATCACAATGATGTACGAATCGACCGCCGCTCCATCCAGACCCAACAGGGCATTGGCCAGGATCAAGTGCCCTGTGGAGGAGACGGGAAGGTACTCCGTCAGACCTTCGACGATTCCGAGGATGATGGCTTGGAGAAGAGTCATGAGCGAGTCGGAATCCACCGACGCCCCATCAGGCAGGACCTAAAGGTCTTCCCACGCATATCAATACACCCCCAGGCGGACCATCAGAAGCGTCCACAGACTGGCAACGCCGTCGCCCCAATAGATCTTTTTCCCCTCGGCTCGCCCCCGAGGAAAGTAGGATATCGGAATTTCCACGATGCGCCACTTGTGCAGAATGAATCGCGCGGTCAGTTCCACCGTGAAGGCAAAATCGTTGTTCTTGATGCGCATGCCGGCGACGCAGCGTTTGCGGAAGACCTGATAGCATGTCTCAACGTCGGTCATGCGTTTGCCCTGCAGTTCGTGCCGATACAACAGGTTCACCCAGATGTTGATGACGCGATTTCCCCAATACTGGAGCGGCGTCATCATCGGCTTGCCGCGCAGGAAGCGGGAACCGAAAACGACGTCCGCCTGTCCCGACTCGATGGGCTCGATCAGGGCTGGATAATCGCTGGGGTCCAGCTCGAGATCCGCGTCCTGA
Proteins encoded in this window:
- a CDS encoding undecaprenyl-diphosphate phosphatase, translated to MTLLQAIILGIVEGLTEYLPVSSTGHLILANALLGLDGAAVDSYIIVIQLGAILAVAVYYRERVLGLFRGIFGRDASGRRLLINLFLAFLPAAIVGLLLGDVIQATLFFPGIVAVALIDGGFIMIAAEKLLEGDRHQRDSIDEIKPVDALLVGVAQCFALIPGTSRSMTTIVGGQLRGFSNSLAADFSFLLALPTLGAATIYSLIKNRDALMQMDGGLLAVLVGLVVSFFVAWAAIAWFLKVVKRIGMAPFGIYRIVVGVATIALVLAGWL
- a CDS encoding glycosyltransferase family 2 protein, whose translation is MKLSVIVPVYNEVRTIELLLEKVRRSPVEKEIIIVDGASQDGTRELLRRQEMMPNTKVIYQECRKGRGNALKVGLHHAAGDLIIFQDADLELDPSDYPALIEPIESGQADVVFGSRFLRGKPMMTPLQYWGNRVINIWVNLLYRHELQGKRMTDVETCYQVFRKRCVAGMRIKNNDFAFTVELTARFILHKWRIVEIPISYFPRGRAEGKKIYWGDGVASLWTLLMVRLGVY